A single window of Flagellimonas maritima DNA harbors:
- a CDS encoding ammonium transporter produces MDAGLFTANNVWMMICTGLVFFMHLGFSFLEIGLTRQKNTVNILFKNIFIICVGLLLYYIGGFNLMYPGFEDGDLGFLKFAGFGIAAPENGMTPEYADGGYTWWTDFLFQGMFAATAATIVSGAVAERVKLGGFMLFTIFYVGLVYPIVGSWQWGSGFLSSLSYGDAEGFYDFAGSTLVHSVGGWGALIAIFLLGARIGKFGEDGKPKAIPGHSLPFAAAGVLILWLGWFGFNGGSVLSADPQATSLVLVTTSLAAAAGGVSAFLASLLAYKNYDLTMFLNGILGGLVGITAGADQMSPNEAVLIGLIAGVVIVLGVALIDKLKLDDPVGAVAVHLICGIWGTLAVGIFGSLAGIDQFLVQLAGVGAAATFCSITAFIILFTIKKVSGLRVSEKEEVEGLDIHEHGMDAYADFRMNQH; encoded by the coding sequence ATGGACGCAGGATTATTTACAGCAAACAATGTATGGATGATGATCTGTACAGGATTAGTTTTCTTCATGCACCTAGGTTTCTCATTTTTGGAAATAGGACTGACCAGACAAAAAAACACAGTAAACATTTTATTTAAAAATATATTCATTATATGTGTTGGCCTATTGCTTTACTACATTGGAGGATTTAATTTAATGTATCCGGGTTTTGAAGATGGAGATTTAGGTTTCCTAAAATTTGCGGGTTTTGGAATTGCAGCTCCTGAAAATGGAATGACACCGGAATATGCCGATGGAGGTTATACCTGGTGGACCGACTTTCTTTTTCAAGGAATGTTCGCGGCCACTGCTGCAACTATTGTTTCCGGAGCGGTCGCTGAGCGTGTTAAACTTGGAGGATTTATGCTATTTACAATATTTTACGTAGGCCTGGTCTATCCCATAGTAGGTTCTTGGCAATGGGGAAGTGGGTTCCTATCTTCACTTTCGTACGGTGACGCAGAAGGATTTTATGATTTTGCCGGTTCAACGTTAGTACACTCCGTAGGAGGATGGGGTGCATTGATCGCTATTTTCTTACTGGGGGCCAGAATTGGTAAATTTGGAGAAGATGGTAAACCCAAGGCCATTCCCGGCCATAGTTTGCCATTTGCCGCAGCAGGTGTACTTATTCTGTGGCTGGGCTGGTTTGGTTTTAATGGCGGTTCCGTACTTTCCGCTGACCCCCAAGCAACCTCATTAGTGCTTGTAACAACCTCTCTGGCTGCAGCCGCAGGCGGAGTCTCAGCATTTCTTGCTTCTTTGTTAGCTTATAAAAACTATGACCTAACCATGTTTCTAAATGGAATACTGGGCGGATTGGTGGGGATTACTGCAGGAGCGGACCAAATGTCACCAAACGAAGCCGTCCTTATCGGCTTGATTGCTGGCGTTGTCATTGTGCTCGGTGTGGCCTTGATTGATAAACTTAAACTTGATGACCCAGTTGGTGCAGTCGCTGTTCACCTGATTTGCGGAATATGGGGCACACTGGCCGTTGGGATATTTGGAAGCTTAGCTGGAATTGACCAATTTTTGGTACAATTGGCAGGCGTTGGTGCAGCCGCTACATTTTGTTCAATTACCGCATTCATCATTCTTTTTACCATTAAGAAGGTTTCTGGCCTTCGGGTTTCGGAAAAAGAAGAAGTGGAAGGTCTGGATATTCACGAACATGGTATGGATGCCTACGCTGATTTTAGAATGAACCAGCATTAA
- a CDS encoding nucleoside triphosphate pyrophosphohydrolase family protein, with product MKSKINAVELFHNSFGLGVLQVPTANLGPAKNQLRFNLMDEENKEYLEAANDGDLTEVADALGDMLYILCGTILEHGMQYKIEEVFEEIQRSNMSKLGADGMPIYREDGKVLKGPNYFKPDIQGILDK from the coding sequence ATGAAAAGTAAAATAAACGCTGTTGAACTATTCCATAATTCATTTGGACTTGGGGTGCTACAAGTGCCCACTGCAAATTTGGGACCGGCCAAAAACCAATTACGTTTCAATTTAATGGATGAAGAAAACAAAGAATATCTGGAAGCTGCAAATGACGGCGATTTAACCGAAGTTGCAGATGCCCTTGGGGATATGCTCTATATTCTATGCGGGACTATTTTGGAACATGGGATGCAATACAAAATTGAGGAAGTTTTTGAGGAAATCCAGCGCAGTAACATGAGCAAGCTCGGTGCAGATGGAATGCCTATTTACCGAGAAGATGGAAAGGTGCTTAAAGGTCCCAATTATTTTAAACCTGATATTCAAGGAATTTTGGATAAATAG
- a CDS encoding branched-chain amino acid aminotransferase → METMTNAITIEKSKTSKIHDVDFENLSFGSTYTDHMLVCDYVDGAWQTPKIIPYQPITLEPSAKIFHYGQSIFEGMKAYKDEAGKAWLFRPLENHKRLNKSAERLAIPELPESFFIEGLTTLLQLEKDWIPETPGSSLYIRPFILASGTGFHASPADAYKFIIACAPSGSYFSGKVRVLIEEKYSRSANGGVGYAKAGGNYAGQFYPTQLAIEKGYNQVIWTDDNNHEYIEEAGAMNIFARINDTLITGPTSDRILDGITRKSILEIAKDEGIDTEVRNITVNEVVQAAKDGTLKEMFGAGTAAVISPIAGFGYKGVDYDLPELSESYATRLKKRITDIQYNRAEDKFGWRYEV, encoded by the coding sequence ATGGAAACAATGACAAACGCTATAACAATCGAAAAATCGAAAACTTCTAAAATCCATGATGTTGATTTTGAGAATCTTTCTTTTGGAAGTACCTACACGGACCATATGCTTGTCTGTGATTATGTTGATGGTGCATGGCAAACGCCAAAAATTATTCCATATCAACCCATAACCTTAGAACCTTCCGCAAAAATTTTCCACTACGGGCAATCCATTTTTGAGGGAATGAAAGCTTATAAGGATGAAGCTGGCAAAGCTTGGCTGTTTAGACCTTTGGAAAACCACAAACGTTTGAATAAATCTGCTGAACGCTTGGCAATACCTGAACTCCCCGAGTCTTTTTTTATAGAAGGCCTTACGACCTTGCTCCAACTAGAGAAGGATTGGATTCCTGAAACACCTGGAAGTTCCTTATATATTAGACCTTTTATATTGGCTTCTGGAACTGGATTTCATGCCTCACCGGCAGACGCATACAAGTTTATAATAGCCTGTGCGCCTTCCGGCTCCTATTTTTCAGGAAAGGTAAGGGTATTGATAGAAGAAAAATATTCCCGCTCTGCGAACGGCGGTGTCGGATATGCCAAAGCGGGCGGAAATTATGCAGGTCAGTTTTATCCAACGCAACTGGCTATTGAAAAGGGGTACAATCAAGTCATTTGGACGGATGACAACAATCATGAATATATTGAGGAAGCCGGTGCCATGAATATTTTTGCCCGTATCAATGACACCTTGATCACTGGACCTACAAGTGATCGCATCTTGGATGGCATAACCCGTAAAAGTATATTGGAAATTGCCAAAGACGAAGGAATAGATACCGAAGTGCGAAATATTACGGTCAACGAAGTAGTGCAAGCTGCGAAAGATGGAACGCTAAAAGAAATGTTCGGTGCGGGTACCGCAGCGGTCATATCCCCTATAGCTGGCTTTGGATATAAAGGGGTTGATTATGACCTGCCTGAATTATCCGAAAGTTATGCAACACGACTCAAAAAAAGAATTACGGATATCCAGTACAATCGCGCTGAAGATAAGTTTGGATGGCGCTATGAGGTATAA
- a CDS encoding P-II family nitrogen regulator, whose product MKKVEAIIRKSKFDEVKKALHQIEVNFFSYWDVTGVGNEKQGHVYRGISYSTSDIQRRYLVIVVSDDFLERTVNTLLEAASTGNVGDGKVFISDVIEAYRIRTKESGNAGIN is encoded by the coding sequence ATGAAAAAAGTCGAGGCAATTATTAGAAAATCAAAATTTGATGAGGTGAAAAAAGCACTCCATCAGATTGAAGTCAACTTCTTTAGTTATTGGGATGTAACTGGGGTAGGAAACGAAAAGCAAGGTCATGTATACCGTGGTATTTCTTACAGTACTTCAGATATTCAAAGAAGGTATCTGGTCATAGTAGTATCAGATGATTTTCTGGAGCGTACGGTCAATACTTTATTGGAAGCAGCATCAACAGGAAATGTGGGAGACGGTAAAGTCTTCATTTCTGATGTAATAGAGGCCTACAGAATTAGAACCAAAGAAAGCGGCAATGCCGGAATAAACTAA
- the mnmD gene encoding tRNA (5-methylaminomethyl-2-thiouridine)(34)-methyltransferase MnmD — protein MKRNIITTADGSKTIQIEEWNEQYHSKHGAVQEAYYVFIAHGLRLFKDTDLEILEVGFGTGLNAFITLLESTSQNLRVNYTGVEAFPVDFEEAMALNYIEALGAQNYRASFEKLHRSPWDKKINITEHFRLEKQKKDFKAINSSNLFNLIYYDAFGARVQPELWTETLFLKMYNALKTKGVLVTYSAKGSVRRALQQVGFVVERLPGPPGKREMLRAIKP, from the coding sequence TTGAAGCGAAATATTATTACCACTGCCGATGGGTCCAAAACCATTCAAATTGAAGAATGGAACGAACAATACCATTCAAAACATGGTGCGGTACAAGAAGCATATTACGTCTTTATAGCACATGGACTCCGTTTGTTTAAAGATACAGATCTAGAAATACTTGAAGTAGGCTTTGGTACAGGTCTAAATGCATTTATAACTCTTTTGGAAAGTACTTCACAGAATCTGCGGGTGAATTACACAGGAGTAGAGGCTTTCCCTGTTGATTTTGAAGAGGCTATGGCCTTAAATTATATCGAAGCCTTAGGGGCTCAAAACTATAGAGCATCTTTTGAAAAATTGCATCGTTCACCTTGGGACAAAAAAATAAATATTACCGAACATTTTCGGTTGGAGAAGCAGAAAAAAGATTTTAAAGCAATAAACAGCTCCAATTTGTTCAACCTTATATACTACGATGCTTTTGGTGCACGTGTGCAGCCAGAACTGTGGACCGAAACACTTTTTTTAAAAATGTATAATGCACTGAAGACAAAAGGGGTTTTAGTAACCTATTCCGCAAAAGGTAGTGTCAGAAGGGCTTTGCAACAAGTTGGTTTTGTAGTTGAGCGCTTGCCCGGCCCACCTGGCAAAAGGGAAATGCTAAGGGCAATTAAACCTTGA
- the crcB gene encoding fluoride efflux transporter CrcB, whose translation MKQAFLVFLGGGLGSVFRYAISKSLNPVFQNFFLGTFLVNIIGSLLIGLIIGMSSRNNLLSSNSVLFLATGFCGGFTTFSAFAFEKHSLVKNGELFHFSFYTISSIFVGLLAIALGIWLSKLSS comes from the coding sequence ATGAAGCAAGCTTTTCTTGTTTTTTTGGGAGGTGGTCTGGGCAGTGTTTTTCGCTACGCAATATCCAAATCCTTAAATCCAGTTTTCCAAAATTTCTTTCTTGGTACTTTTTTGGTCAATATTATAGGTTCTTTGCTAATAGGCCTTATTATAGGAATGTCATCAAGGAACAATCTTCTTTCTTCTAACAGTGTACTATTCCTTGCCACTGGTTTTTGTGGTGGTTTTACAACATTTTCCGCTTTCGCATTTGAAAAGCATTCCCTAGTAAAGAATGGTGAGCTTTTTCATTTCTCTTTTTACACGATTTCAAGCATTTTTGTAGGTCTTTTAGCGATTGCTTTAGGTATATGGCTCTCAAAGCTGAGTAGTTAG
- a CDS encoding porin, protein MKTIINTKYIKNLVFAIMVLVSFTVFGQEEETKPKFEFSGTVDAYYRANFNGLNKEIPVLDEDGETEGVFVPAAPGTSFANDPGFAIGMVNLIASYESEKVGFVADLVFGPRGEDAVFNSFGSPAIVNQLYVFWNVGENTRLTFGNFNTFLGYEVISPSANFNYSTSYMFSYGPFSHTGIKADFDLGNDWSAMLAVLNPTDFTDFNPLGEISFGAQLGYSGQFLNLIYGNQSGDEFVNADGALIEVDNEALFQIDFTGGFDITEKFFLGINATYQDTDDLGFYGVALYPQLTTSDNFAIGLRGEYFAESGSFGAIGTGVEDSSVFAVTLTGSATIGDLIIKPEIRLDSASEDFFLDSDLNPSDSLASFILAAVYSF, encoded by the coding sequence ATGAAAACGATTATAAATACAAAATACATAAAAAATTTAGTTTTTGCCATCATGGTATTGGTATCTTTCACAGTTTTTGGACAGGAAGAGGAGACAAAACCAAAGTTCGAGTTTAGTGGTACGGTAGATGCCTATTATAGAGCAAATTTCAATGGATTAAATAAAGAAATTCCTGTTTTGGACGAAGATGGTGAAACCGAAGGAGTCTTCGTTCCCGCCGCTCCAGGAACTTCTTTTGCAAACGATCCAGGTTTTGCTATTGGCATGGTGAATTTAATAGCCTCCTATGAAAGCGAAAAAGTCGGCTTTGTAGCGGATTTGGTTTTTGGGCCCCGTGGTGAGGATGCGGTTTTTAACTCGTTTGGTTCCCCTGCAATAGTAAATCAGTTATATGTTTTTTGGAATGTTGGCGAGAATACCAGACTAACATTTGGAAACTTCAATACATTTTTGGGATATGAGGTAATCTCACCGTCCGCAAACTTTAATTATAGCACTTCGTACATGTTTTCCTATGGTCCTTTTTCCCATACTGGTATAAAAGCGGATTTTGACCTTGGCAATGATTGGTCTGCAATGTTGGCGGTTTTAAATCCTACCGACTTTACCGATTTTAATCCTTTAGGGGAAATCTCTTTTGGTGCACAATTGGGATATAGTGGTCAATTCTTAAACCTTATCTATGGAAATCAAAGCGGGGATGAATTTGTAAACGCAGATGGTGCGCTGATAGAAGTTGATAATGAGGCATTGTTCCAAATTGATTTTACGGGAGGATTCGATATAACTGAAAAATTCTTTTTGGGAATCAATGCAACTTACCAAGATACCGATGACCTTGGTTTTTACGGTGTTGCCTTATATCCACAATTGACTACTTCCGATAATTTTGCAATTGGTTTAAGAGGTGAATATTTCGCAGAATCGGGTAGTTTTGGAGCAATTGGTACCGGTGTTGAAGATTCTAGTGTCTTCGCAGTGACTTTAACAGGAAGTGCCACTATAGGGGATTTGATTATCAAACCTGAAATTCGTTTGGATAGTGCATCTGAGGACTTTTTTCTTGATAGTGATTTAAATCCTAGTGACAGCCTTGCTTCTTTTATACTAGCAGCAGTTTATTCTTTCTAA
- a CDS encoding DUF4920 domain-containing protein yields MKVFNILPVIFLLFQITTYGQNSDFQAYGASFELEAGSSVDKTVFKNIAVNDSIAAQLSGTVSEVCKSKGCWMKVDLETGEQVFVKFKDYGFFVPTDSENNQVFLNGLAFLEEVSVDEQRHYAEDAGKSKEEVEKITVPKRTYRFEASGVLMKE; encoded by the coding sequence ATGAAAGTATTTAACATTTTACCTGTCATATTCTTACTGTTCCAGATAACAACTTATGGTCAAAATAGCGATTTCCAAGCTTATGGAGCATCCTTTGAGCTAGAGGCAGGCTCCTCTGTAGATAAAACAGTATTTAAAAATATTGCTGTAAATGACAGCATTGCTGCGCAACTATCAGGAACGGTGTCCGAGGTTTGTAAATCCAAAGGCTGTTGGATGAAGGTCGATCTTGAAACTGGAGAACAGGTTTTCGTAAAATTTAAGGACTACGGATTTTTTGTGCCTACCGATTCCGAAAATAATCAGGTTTTTCTCAATGGACTTGCTTTTCTGGAGGAAGTCTCTGTGGATGAACAAAGACACTATGCCGAAGACGCAGGAAAATCAAAAGAAGAAGTTGAAAAAATTACGGTACCTAAAAGAACCTATCGTTTTGAAGCTTCAGGAGTTTTAATGAAGGAATAA